The Syngnathus scovelli strain Florida chromosome 7, RoL_Ssco_1.2, whole genome shotgun sequence DNA window gctcgctcgctcgctcgctctcgtcaCTGCGACTCGGGTTGAGGCCGATGACTCGCTCAAACGTAAACACTCTGAGGGAATtagtttacaaaataaaagcagtctATTATAGGCATGTGTACATGTACGCATAAGCTAAAAAGTCAATTGCTGCTTTCTTATTAGAGGACACCCGCATGATCTAATTATTGGCACCATGAGCCGACGAGACCATTGATTTCCCGTATATAGTTACACCTGTAATTAAATGATCTAAAAAGTTAAGTGCAAAATGGGTCAACGATAACTGCACTTCATCACCAAGAAAAGGCGATGGaacatttttgctcactttattgaGGTACATTGGAGAGATCAAATACTAGAAACACATCTTTGTTTGCTATGTCATTGAAATGTGCAAGCAATTAAAACTAACAACACacaacatattttaaaaaaaagtcaatctaatcattgaaatgtttttttttgtttttttttatcacatgaAATGTAGAAGAAGTTATTGCTTCGGTCAGAGATACGCCACCCCGCTGCGTGCGGACGGGTCCCTGGACGGGTACCTGGACGGCTGCCTGGACTGGTAGCTGTAGCTCCTGGAAGGGTGTCGGGACAGGACGGGCTGGGTCTGGACCTGGGGCAGCAGGACCAGCTGCTGAGGCTGCAGCGGCTGGACGGCCTGCGGAGGAGGGTACGCCACGTAGTCCGAGTTCCCGGAGTAGATGTAGCTCCTGGCCACGTCTTTGCCCTCCGAGCGCACGTTGCAGCAGGTGAAGACGCAGCCCCCGGCCAAGAGGAAGGCGCTGGCCACCCAGCCGATGTAGAGCGCCTCGCCCAGCTCACGCCGCTGGGCGTCGATCAGCAAGGGGTTGTAGAAGTCCCGGATGATGACGTGGCCCGTCCACGACACGGGGATCAGGACGCAGATGCACGCCGCTATGATCATGGACCCGGCCACGACCAGCACCGTCCGCTTGGCTCGCTGGTTGTTGCGGATGCACGAGGTGCACTGCAGCCCCAGCAGGCTGGTGAGGAGGCCCAGGCCGGCCAGGGCCACGGAGCAGCACATCAGCCCCCGAGCCGCCTGCAGGTCCGGCGGCAAGGCCAGCAGCGAGTCGTACACCTTGCACTGCATCCGGATGTCGGCCTGCTTGAAGCAGTTCATCCACAGGCCTTCGTAGCGGGTCTCGAACACGATGATGTTCTCGCCGATGAAGGCCGTGACGCGCCACATGGGCATGCCGGTGCTGGCCGCCGCCCCGATCAGCCCGACGACGGTCAGAACGAGAGCCAGCAGCTCCAGCGCCGAGTTGGCCATCTCTTCCCGCTTTGGGAAGGAGTCCGGCCCCGGCGCTGGGACGTCGCCGCAtcccggcgggcgggcgggcgagggaGGGAGTTCACCTGTTGTGGGCGGGATTTGAAAGGCGTCGCTAGGAGACAGACTCCCCTCGGGCCGCTTCTGGCTTTGTGCAGCAAACAGGAGCTTGTTTGCTCAACGCTCTCAGTTTACACCTTCTCGCCATTCCACAGAGGTGTTCATTTACCAGGCCGCAGGGCAGCGGTCAACACGTCTGCCTCGCAGTCAAGCGGTTCTGGGTTTGAAGCCACAGGCGTCCAATTCTGGTCCCCGAGGAGCGCCTGATTCAAACGATGGgctttttgcagaggataattACCTTCATATTGATTGAAATGATCAATGAGTTTGTGGTTGACAGCTGATATGAATTGTTGTCCCTCTGAGCGGGCCTGACGGAATTCTTGCTATTGCATTTACAATGTTCCTCTGAAGCATTTCTAGATGTGATCTTTTCCCTCCACTGGAACCGCCCTCTTGGGTCAGAACCAGAGGCATTCTAGCCCAGATTAGACTTCATCTTGTGAGCTGGTTGACGCACGGGCTGGACTTTTCTGTTTGCTAAATGTCTCCTTTGTCCTCGTGGCTCAGACATCCTGTGTCACTTTTGTCTGGTGGTTGGATCTGTGACAATCTTCCGGTTTGACCGGTTGAGCTGCATAGTCGATGACAAGCAGAGAGATAACAACACCGCTGAGTCAAACGCCATCACGGAAAACAAACTCAACAGGGACCCGTTTTTCTCCATTTATTAAGCACCGCGGTGGGCCCTCAAAATCACAATCATCTATTTACAGTTCAGAAAGCCTCACCGGCGGATATAAAAATCACCtggcggtaaaaaaaaaaaaaaagagacaaaataTAAGAACATTTCATCTGTGAAAACAAATTCACAATCTGTACAATGGTTTCAAGTTTCAACCATTTGTCAAAACACACCGGTGCTTGATTGAACACATTAAAAGAATacgttccacaaaaaaaaacatggaatcaTTTTTTTCAGCTTTTTCCAAGCGAGTTTAGAAAGCGACGCCACCCGTTTtggcaacaaaaataaaaatgccacTTTCTGTGAAATTGTGGGCCTACTGAACCGGCGTGTAGGCCACTGAGCCCGGCGGGGGGGCGGAGTAGGCAGGCTGGTAGGAGTACCCGGGCTGGTAGTTGGCGGGCGGCTGGTACGCCGAGCCGGGCCCGTACGCCGAGCCGGGCTGGTAGACGTACGAGGCGGGGTTGTAGATGATCCTCTCCTCGGGCTTCTGGGTGCGCGGGGCGTGGCGACTCAGCAGGATGACGCCGGCGGCGAAGAGCAAGGCCGACGTCACCCAGCCGATGTAGAGCGCCTCGCCCAGCTCCCGGCGCTGGGCGTCGATCAGCAGCGGGTTGTAGAACTCCTGGATGATCCGGTGGCCCGTCCACGACACGGGGATCAGCGTGGTGACGCAGGCCAGCAGAAAGAGCGAGCCGCCCACCACCAGCACGATGTGCTTGGTGCGGGCGCGGTAGTCCACCACCTTGGTGCACTTCATCCCCACGGCCGACACGATGAGCGCGAAGGTGGTGATGGCCACCGAGGCGCACATGAGCCCGCGGGCCGCCTGCAGGTCGGGCGGCAGGAACAGGAGCGAGTCGTACACCTTGCACTGCATCCGGATGTTGGCCTGTCTGTAGCAGTTCATCCACAAGCCCTCCCAACGCGTTTCCATCACGATGATGTTCTCCTCGATGAAGGCCGTCACCCTCCACATGGGCAGGCCCGTCACGGCCGCCACGCCGATCAGCCCGATGAAGCCGATGACCAGGGCGATCACCTCGCAGCAATAGGCGTACTTGCGCTTTCTCCTCTCGATGATCTTCTTCTCCTCGTACAGGGTGTCCTTGTTGTCGCTGTAGTCCGAGTAGGGCGCCGTGTAAGGCGCCGTGTAGGCCCCCGTGTAGGCCCCCGTGTAGCCCCCCGTGTAAGCCGGACGCTTCTCGTCGTAGTACGAGGCGGCGTAAGACAGAGGCGGCTTGGAGTAACCGCTGTAGGCGGTGTAGGAGGCCATTTGCTGAAGCACACGGGCGGCGCTCTCACGAGTGCCCAGGCAAGTCTGAGGAGCCCGACCGACCAGGCGAGGAGCTTATACACCCGCAGAAATGCAAACGACGTCGTCGAGCAGGTCCAGCCGCTTCGAATGCCGATCAAAGCGCCCCATCAAAAGCGTCAACAGGAAACTCCATTGTGTTTCGCTCTCCAGCCTTTTCAATCCATCCGGACCGGCGTCAAacaatcacaagcactgatttgCTGCCAATCATTTTCAACAAAACTTGATCAGGCCCAGCAGGAATGAAAATTGAATGGAAATTCAAAATAGTCTTAACTTTGCTCGGATCCTTGGCAGAAAATACAAAGATGGCACGGGACCGAGTTTCATATTTTGATTTGATCTTGAATTGACAAAACCTGATTAttaaaactgaataaaaaaaaatgctaaaaagGGCCAAAAAAAGGTCAGATGCTAAACCTATGATCTGAAACAATAAAGTGGCATCTTTCACACTAGTGTTGGCTCGGGAGTGAACGATGgtttcaaaagaacgaatcttttcagtgaacgagagtgaacgaatcacttcctaaagtgatgcgTTCTTTtttagttcatatgacttcaaccagtagatgtcggtaatgcccattgaagctggtgccacctcgccgtaaacaaaacgaagaagaaaatgacgtcacttcccgttcTCCAACGAgtcgtaaatcgcatttcccgCTCACCTACTGAACGGagctgtgagtgagtgagtgagtgagtgagtgagtgagtgagtgagtgagtgagtgagtgagtgagtgagtgagtgagtgagtgagtgagtgagtgatttgcatttccagttcatcgcgtgaaaggatcagtgagggaacgaatcgtgaCTTTCCGGTTCGCGAGCGACTtcatgggtcaactgccttcgtTCCTTCCCactgtgcatcaacggatcagtcagtgaaggtgTTGCGTCTCCGTCCTGGCGTCAACTAcggaagccagaatgtcgattgaccatttgccaaggaaagaaagagccaccacttcttttatgcgccttttctccaagctaacgactaactttattgcatgaagggatgcgccgtgatgcaacaacggggaaatagatgatgcttctctttggctaatcttgattttagagcacttatagtagttttttaaataacgtacatgcatatatacgcctaaatattgtttccaatctatctactgcaatttcacattggattgctggtttgaaatttacttttaatattattattattttgaaataaactatgttaaaacatgtctggtgttttattgtttttattttttggggcatgaaaacaaaaatctgacatttggttaactgctttatatgacaatatgtgtagatacacctcatggacgcttcaataggtacactatacgaggtaaaaataaataaagggttaattgcacaataaatgCACATTCAGGTATATTCTCactcctgggatcgaaccaaaatCTTACCGAACAAGAAACCATGTCACTCACCAGTCGGCTATACCGACCTGGTAGCCCATTGTCGTCttcactcttttgtactagtgatgcgcATTCCAGTTTTAAgttaactgaatctttagaatcggttcactcgccctaacctcctgattggctggctgagctgtgacgtcacttggacactccattaggtacaccgccatttttaagtgtacctaataacaggccactttattagggaaatatcatggtcaaggatcaccggtgtcaagctctagtccttggggccgcattccaacatattttacaagataataaagtggccactttattagggaaatatggtcaaaggtcacaggtgtcaagctctagtccccggggccgcgttccaacatgttttccaagtgaccctcgttaagtgcagctgcgtgaaaacttttagccactttcacgttcaaaaggagctaaaagttttcacgcacctgcacttaacgagggtatcacacggacactccattaggtacaccgccattttcaagtgtacctaataacaggccgctttattagggaaatatcatggtcaaaggtcaccagtgtcaagctctagtccttggggccgcattccaacatattttacaagataataaagtggccactttattagggaaatatggtcaaaggtcacaggtgtcaagctctagtcctcggggccgcgttccaacatgttttccaagtgaccctcgttaagtgcagctgcgtgaaaacttttagccactttcacgttcaaaaggagctaaaagttttcacgcacctgcacttaacgagggaaccacacggacactccattaggtacaccgccattttcaagtgtacctaataacaggccactttattagggaaatatcatggtcaaaggtcacaagtgtcaagctctagtcctcagggccgcgttccaacatgttttccaagtgagcctcgttaagcgcacctgcgtgaaaagttttagcttctttcacgttcaaaaggagctaaaacttttcacgcacctgcacttaacgagggaaccacacggacactccattaggtacaccgccattttcaagtgtacctaataacaggccactttattagggaaatatcatggtcaaaggtcaccggtgtcaagctctagtccttggggccgcattccaacatattttacaagataataaagtggccactttattagggaaatatggtcaaaggtcacaggtgtcaagctctagtcctcggggccgcgttccaacatgttttccaagtgaccctcgttaagtgcagctgcgtgaaaacttttagccactttcacgttcaaaaagagctaaaagttttcacgcacctgcacttaacgagggtatcccacggacactccattaggtacaccgccattttcaagtgtacctaataacaggccgctttattagggaaatatcatggtcaaaggtaacAGGTGTCAaggtctagtccttggggccgcattccaacatgttttacaagataataaagtggcctgttattaggtacacttgaaaatggcggtgtacctaatggagtgtccaagtgacgtcacagatcaaacagccaatcaggagtttagggcgagtgaaccgattctaaaaatTCAGTTcgcttgagaactggaatgcacatcactagtacaaaacaataATGACAATGCTTTGTTGTCAGGTGGAAATAGCTGACTGGTACGTGACTTAGGTTTTTGCccggtaagaacttggttcgatcccaggtgtgagaatATACCCAAGAAtacttttattgtgcaattaaccctttatatatttcttctttttttttaacctattgaagtgtccatgaggtgtacctacacatattgtcatataaagcagttaaccaaatgtccgatttttatgttttaattggcgaataaaaaaaaaacaaggaataaaacaccagacaagttttaacataaatgtttatttgaaaataataataataataaaagtaaatttcaaaccagcaatccaatgtgaaattgcagtagatagattggaaacaatatttaggcgtatatatgcatgtacgttatttaaaaaactactataagtgctctaaaatcaagattagccaaagagaagcatcatctatctccccgttgttgcatcacggcgcatcccttcatgcaataaagttagtcgttagcttggagaaaaggcgcataaaagaagtggtggctctttctttccttggcaaatggtcaatcgacattctggcttccgtagttgacgccaggagggagacgcaacaccttcactgactgatccgttgatgcacagtGGGAAGGaacgaaggaaggaaggcaggcagtcgacccattgactcgtgacgtcattttcttcttcgttttgttttacggagaggtggcaccagcttcaatgggcattaccgacacctactggttgaagtcatatgaactaaaAAAGAAcgcatcactttaggaagtgattcgttcactctcgttcactgaaaagattcgtttcGAGCCAACACTAGTGCACTCTGTTCTTGTTCCAAAAGGGCTTCCAGTCGGGCTAAAACGATTGAAGTGTGTGAAAGCTGAGCCGCTGAAAAGGTGTGAAGCACCCAAACTCCAGCAGGCTCGATCGAGTACTCGGGTTGACAGCCGCATGCCGCACTCAAAGTCCAAGTCAGACCCGGCCGGCCTTTTTATCTGTAGAAGCGTCGAGCCGATCAGCGAAGTAGtaggttaaaaaataaaaaaaaaaccaacaaaagtGAATCAGAAAAGCCGTTTAATTTTTGACTTTACAACACATTCACATTAGTGCAAACATAATTGGGACATTTGAACACATTGGCTTTTTtacctttttaaaataatacacaAGTCACATTgtcaaaaatcaaatcaaatatgtaCAGCTTTTTTTATTGCCTTAACCATTTCATGATACTGGCCACctctaaaattattttaaattcttttaaactacaatacaaacaatatttGGTTTCGTTTTTTTGTCCTTTCAAAATGACGTGCCATTATTTTGGAAGGTCATTTGATGATCTGTTtccatgtgttgctccaccatttgtgttcagagCATTACAGCATTAGTTTGACCCTCAACTTCAATTGGGACTCTCAATGAACAACTTGAAGCATATTTTAAAagtgcttttttaaagttttcttTCCCCTTTTTGCCCACAAGTCAAAGCAAAGAAAATCTGCTGAGCGACCACTCGCATCTCAACTCGTATCTCGCAAAAGGCCTTGCATACACTGCCGTGATCCCGGCATCACACGTACTCGTGATGCTTGTGGAAGCTGGACGGCGCCCGGCTGCTGCGCACGCTGCCGCCGCCCCTGGCGCTCAGCGGGTAGGAGCCCGCCGTGTAgggggcggcggtggcggcgtacTCCTTGGAGCGCCGCTTGGCATAGTTGAGCAGCAGGAGGCAGCCGGTGGCCAGCAGGACGGCGCAGGTGCCCCAGCCCAGGAAGAGCGATGCCCCCAGCTCCCGCTTGCGCGAATCCACCACCACCGGGTTGTAGAAGTTGCGGATGACCGTGTGCGCCACCCAGCACACGGGGATCAGCGTCAGCAGGCAGGCCAGCAAAAACAAGCAGCCGGCGAAGGCCGTGGTGATGTTCTTGGCCCGGGCGTTGTCCTGGCAGCAGATGCTCCTCTGCATGGAGAAGCCGGCCACGACCAAGGCTATCAGCACCACCACGACGGAGACCACCATCAGCCCCCGCGCCGCCTGCAGCTCCACGGGCAGGATGAGCAGCGAGTCGTACACCTTGCATTGCATCTTGATGTCGGCCTGGTTGTAGCAGTTCATCCACAGGCCCTCCCACAGCACCTCCATTACGATCAGGTTGGCGCCGATGAAGGCCGACACGCGCCACATGGGCATGGCCGTGGCCGCCACCACGCCGAACAGGCCCAGGAAGCCCAAGACCATGGCCACGATGTCCAGCTTGGCCTTCATGCTGCAGCCTCGCCCGGTGATTCTTTCGAAATGGAGCCGAGGCTCGGCCGCCGCCTTCTTTTACTCGCTGCTGGATGATATCGCCATGCGTGTAATGTCATCCGTCTGGTTTTAGCTACACGCTATGTGCACCTGCCTCTTCTGTGCCAAGGcgacagagattgtaaaaccaaaACTAGATGAGCGGTTGTCCGAGGTCCACTTCAAATGTTCAGGATCGACATGAACATCAAAAATGATCACAAGCCACTATAACCACTTTAAacagtaacattttttttttttttgctaggatGGATGGACTGACTCAATTAAAATGTactgctaagaaaaaaaaaagggaaatattTCCCAACAAgcagtttcaaaaaaaaaaaacatgaaagttGAATACAACTAAACTTGGGACCaacatttgaatgtttttttgttgtatgTTTTTTATGAGTCCAGAGAACAACAtgcaatgtgtttgtgtttcctATCAGAGTCAAGTGAAAAGCAAAGTAAAAGAATGAAAGTGGCTGAGCCGGAACAGAAACCTCGATGCTGGTCGGACCGGTTTACAGAGTGATACCGGCCTCGCTCAAGTaaaaacataaacacacaccAACGCACGTGTGAGACGCAATGGCGTGGTGACATCACTTGTTGGAGTTTCAACGCGTGGGAAGTCACAAAGACGTCCGTTACAATTTGGGTTATGCGTACTTTACTTTGATTTGCTTCATCAGCCAGGAAAAGGCTTCAAAAAGAGCACCTGTAGGAAACAACAGTTTTTATTGTGATatcaatacattttttatgtaCAGGCACAGTCATGATAAAAATGTAGTTCCGGCCGGCAGCACAATTATTTTCACCCATCTGCTTTCTCCTGAGCCGAGATTTGGACCATCCTTTACATTTGcaattcaataaataaataataataattcaaaaaAATGTTACTTTGTAATCCAGTGAAGACCATCAAAAACAACTGCTCGTGCAAATTCTCGGTGAATGagaaattgttttcttttttgaaaGGCAATActgaagagcaaaaaaaaaaaaaaaaaaaaaaaaccccaggaAATTTCACAGTAatccaaaacaaaatgaaatgttCAAGTAAAACAGGATGATGTTAAATTAAAACCACTGAAAATGGACACAAATTGTTACTAAAATCTACTTAGGGAACCAAAGCGGGCTAAAAAGCTGTAAAGCAAAAATGACATTACACAAATAAAATGCATATTTGCTAAAAAACTACGCAAGACTTGACATCAGTTGCTATTAATTATTTCTGTGAGAACAAATATAAAATTCAATCTGAGTCACGCGTATATACATACACCATTCACACAAAGttgggcatatatatatatatatatatatatatatatatacgtatatatatatatatatatatatatatatatatatatatatatatatatatatatatatatatgtgtgaaaTTAGGTGAAAAATCAGGATGAACCAAAATACACTAACATTTTAAAGTGAAGTTGATTCTTCTTGAAACTTTTTTAAGCAATTGTATTCATTTTCCCACAACTTGCAGAAAGAAATGTGGAAGCGGCCGTTTGAGTTCAGCTCCTGGTTGTGCAAATACCCAAATCAAGGCTCTGTCTGCATTTTCTTGGGCTCATCCTGGAATTTCACCCAACTGCTTCCTGTGTCATTTGGCAAGAGCAGGCTGGGCCAGCCGCTGGGGCCAGCCGctggccctccctccctccctccctccctcatgtGCAAACACCGCCGGTCATCAAAGCACGCCATTAAGATTCCATGATTGTACTATGATTAGTTTGCGTCTGTCTAACAACCGCTCAAAGCCGGCCGAGTTTTCAGTCTGGCAAGCTCGCCGAATGCCCGCGCAGCACCCAAACCTTAGCCCGGTCGGCGCCGCCTTCCACGCCGGCCGACGCGTCTCCGGCGCCTCGCAGGGACAACTCGGCCACCGAGGCGTCCAGGCGGCCGCCGTCGTCCTCGTCGCTCAGAATGTCAGTCTCCTTCACCTCCTCGGGGTCTTCGTACTCCTTGAGATCAAACTGTTCTTCCACCCAGCGGTCGGTGTCGCTGGATTCCGACGACAGAAGCCGGCCGCGCTCCGACTCGTCGCCCCGGGGCGAGGCCGGGTCCCGTTCGGGCTCGGCGTCCGAGACGATGTCGGTGTCGATGGTGAAGCGGTTGCGCACCAGCTTTCTCCGACCGAGGGTTTTGCTTGGCGCAGATGCTGAGGAAAGCACGCGGGAAGGCAATGAGAACACCGTGTCACTCGGGAGCAATTTCTCAGAGTTGGCGCTGACCTGCTCGGTTGATGACGGGCCTGGCGCCTTTCAGCGCGCACAGCCGCTTCCCTCCGAAGGGCACGTACTGCTGGCTGAGCGGCAGGCTCTCCGTCTTCAGCAGCTGCCGCCGGTGCTTCTCTCGCAGGATGGAGTGCACCGTCTTCAGGAAGTCCTTCTTGCTCTGCGGGGAGCTGCGGGGGCGGCACCAGCTCGTCAGCTTGGGTGgcggaagacaaaaaaaaaagcagttgctCACCTACAACACAGCTGGAAGGCCCTCTCCGGCCGGCCTTCCGACTCCGACTTGGTGTGGACGATCTCGCACACGGACGTGCCCTCGCCGTCTGAAGAGGAAACGTCTATTCGGGTTGGTTCTGGACTCCAGCGAGAAAAGTAGCCCTCTCGCTAAGTGATGTAGCTTACCCGCGTTAGCCAAGGGTCGCACTTGAAGAGCGTCCGTCGGAATCATGTGACGATATCGGAAGGGGTCTTTTTCTTCGGAAGACAAAGAGGCGCGGTGGGAGCCGCCCTTGACAAGAGCAACAGGACACTGTCAGAGCTCAGAGCTGGACAGCAGAAATCAGGCCAGCCACTCACtcaccattttctttttctgcttGGATCCATCCTTGCACACAAAGACAACGGCCGTCTTGAAGACTGAAAGATACGTCGTGCCGTAAACTTTGCGTTCAGAAATCATGTGAGACAGGCGCCATACCAAAAGCGGCCATTTGGGGCTCTTTCTTCCACTTTCCTAAGGAAGCGGGTGGGTTGATCCAGGACACGCCGGTGTGGAGCAGCAAATCGCCCATGGACAAGTCGGGAACCTGACAACAAAGTTTCACCCGTCTTGCTGCCGATCGGTGGAAATGCCCCGGACGGACCTCCCGGCCTTCGCCGTACCTCCTTCTTGTCGCCGCTCTGCTCGGTGATGAGCTGGTCAAAGACGGCGCCAAACTCCTCGTGGATCTTCTGCATCTCGTTAATGTGGCTGGCCACTTTGTTCATGGCCTTCATGGCGACTGCAACGACAGCAGAGGCCGGTTAGCGCCACTTTTCTCCTAAGCGCAACGACTCGGTCTCTTCTCACCGTCCAGGTGGTAGTGCTCCTCGCTGTCCGGGTCCGTGAGCGAGTAGAGCTCCCTGAGCAGCAGAGGGTACTTGAGGACCCTCTGGATGGGCTTGATCAGATACGACTCCAACGTGGACGAATGCTGCTGCTTGGGGTTGCGCTGGTCCAGGAAGGCCTTGAAGTCGGAGTCGCTTTTGGCTGCAAAGATCGCAAAGTGGTAGCAGATATGAACAGAGCGAACTTCAGCAGAAGAACGGAAGCAGCAGGCAAGCATGCAGAGGTCAAACGCTGACAACTGCACGGCGGAGAttaatggcggccgccggcagcCGGCAGATGGTCGGCGCCACCGCTGTGAGCAACAAGGTGGAACGGGGGCTCGCTCACCCTTAACGAGGACCTTGGGGACTTTGGTGTGGCCGGCGCAGAAGGCGCTGTAGATCTTGAAGCGGTCGGCGTAGTAGAGGAAGGAGCCTCCCAGGGAGAAAAGGATTTTCTAGGGATGAAGGCCACCTTAAGCAGCTGCGAGTTTTTaacgttgacattttttttgggggcgtCTTCTTACTTTAAACTGCTCCACTCTCTCCAACTTGTCcagatcgggaaccagacgggtG harbors:
- the LOC125972492 gene encoding claudin-4, which gives rise to MKAKLDIVAMVLGFLGLFGVVAATAMPMWRVSAFIGANLIVMEVLWEGLWMNCYNQADIKMQCKVYDSLLILPVELQAARGLMVVSVVVVLIALVVAGFSMQRSICCQDNARAKNITTAFAGCLFLLACLLTLIPVCWVAHTVIRNFYNPVVVDSRKRELGASLFLGWGTCAVLLATGCLLLLNYAKRRSKEYAATAAPYTAGSYPLSARGGGSVRSSRAPSSFHKHHEYV
- the LOC125972489 gene encoding claudin-8 encodes the protein MASYTAYSGYSKPPLSYAASYYDEKRPAYTGGYTGAYTGAYTAPYTAPYSDYSDNKDTLYEEKKIIERRKRKYAYCCEVIALVIGFIGLIGVAAVTGLPMWRVTAFIEENIIVMETRWEGLWMNCYRQANIRMQCKVYDSLLFLPPDLQAARGLMCASVAITTFALIVSAVGMKCTKVVDYRARTKHIVLVVGGSLFLLACVTTLIPVSWTGHRIIQEFYNPLLIDAQRRELGEALYIGWVTSALLFAAGVILLSRHAPRTQKPEERIIYNPASYVYQPGSAYGPGSAYQPPANYQPGYSYQPAYSAPPPGSVAYTPVQ
- the cldn8.1 gene encoding claudin-8; the encoded protein is MANSALELLALVLTVVGLIGAAASTGMPMWRVTAFIGENIIVFETRYEGLWMNCFKQADIRMQCKVYDSLLALPPDLQAARGLMCCSVALAGLGLLTSLLGLQCTSCIRNNQRAKRTVLVVAGSMIIAACICVLIPVSWTGHVIIRDFYNPLLIDAQRRELGEALYIGWVASAFLLAGGCVFTCCNVRSEGKDVARSYIYSGNSDYVAYPPPQAVQPLQPQQLVLLPQVQTQPVLSRHPSRSYSYQSRQPSRYPSRDPSARSGVAYL